A region of Roseobacter litoralis Och 149 DNA encodes the following proteins:
- a CDS encoding vitamin B12-dependent ribonucleotide reductase, whose product MKIERKFTKADQDAYADLDFITTVSEIRNPDGTVVFKLDNVEVPNSWSQVASDVIAQKYFRKAGVPTKTRRVKEKGVPEFLWRSVPAEGAEMIGETSSKQVFDRLAGAWTYWGWKGGYFTTEEDAAAYFDEMRHMLASQRAAPNSPQWFNTGLHWAYGIDGPAQGHHYVDYKTGKLTRSKSSYEHPQPHACFIQSVSDDLVNEGGIMDLWVREARLFKYGSGTGTNFSSLRAAGEGLSGGGKSSGLMGFLKIGDRAAGAIKSGGTTRRAAKMVIVDADHPDIEDFINWKVVEEQKVASIVAGSKMHEQKLNLLFDAIKTWDGAEEDAYDPSKNAALKQAIREAKKVAIPETYVKRVLDYAKQGHTSIEFPTYDTDWDSEAYSSVSGQNSNNSIRVTNAFLKAVEDDADWELINRVDGKVTKTIKARDLWEKVGHAAWACADPGIQYHDTVNDWHTCPADGAIRGSNPCSEYMFLDDTACNLASMNLLTFLKDGEFQIEDYMHASRLWTVTLEISVMMAQFPSKEIAQRSYDFRTLGLGYANIGGLLMNMGYSYDSTEGRAICGALTAIMTGVSYATSAEMAGELGPFPGYAKNADNMLRVIRNHRTAAYGKVGGYEDLAVNPVPLDYKSCPDARMIDVARGAWDQALELGQRHGYRNAQATVIAPTGTIGLVMDCDTTGIEPDFALVKFKKLAGGGYFKIINQSVPGALEKLGYGSAQIEEIVSYAVGHATIGNAPGINHTSLAGHGFGPNELAKVDAALASAFDIRFVFNQWTLGEEFCTQVLGIPAEKLNDPSFDLLRHLGFSKKDIDAANDHVCGTMTLEGAPFLKDEHLSIFDCANPCGKKGKRFLSVDSHIHMMAAAQSFISGAISKTINMPNDATIEDCQKAYELSWSLGVKANALYRDGSKLSQPLAASLVEDDEEAADILESGNAHEKATVLAEKIVEKIIVKEIVKSHREKMPQRRKGYTQKAIVGGHKVYLRTGEYEDGKIGEIFIDMHKEGAGFRAMMNNFAIAVSVGLQYGVPLEEFVDAFTFTKFEPAGMVQGNETIKNATSILDYVFRELAVSYLDRTDLAHVQPAGHSFDDLGAGEKEGVSDVSELSETAASKSLEVLKQISSTGYLRNRMPQELVVLQGGQASAIAYDNIAPLEGGGNVAVAMASTAVTSGTVEMDARTKAKMQGYEGEACGECGNYTLVRNGTCMKCNTCGGTSGCS is encoded by the coding sequence ATGAAAATTGAACGCAAATTCACCAAAGCCGACCAAGACGCCTATGCTGATCTCGACTTTATCACCACCGTGTCGGAAATCCGGAACCCGGATGGCACAGTTGTGTTCAAGCTCGACAATGTCGAAGTGCCCAATTCGTGGAGCCAGGTTGCCAGCGACGTCATCGCACAGAAATATTTCCGCAAAGCCGGCGTGCCCACCAAAACCCGTCGGGTAAAAGAAAAAGGCGTTCCAGAATTCCTGTGGCGCTCGGTCCCGGCGGAAGGGGCCGAGATGATCGGCGAAACCTCCTCCAAACAGGTCTTTGACCGTTTGGCCGGTGCCTGGACCTACTGGGGTTGGAAGGGTGGCTATTTCACCACCGAAGAAGACGCCGCTGCCTATTTCGACGAAATGCGCCACATGCTGGCCAGCCAGCGGGCAGCCCCCAACAGCCCGCAGTGGTTCAACACGGGTCTGCACTGGGCCTACGGCATCGACGGCCCGGCACAGGGTCACCACTATGTGGATTACAAGACCGGCAAACTGACACGGTCGAAATCCTCCTACGAGCATCCACAGCCACACGCCTGCTTCATCCAGTCCGTCTCCGATGATCTGGTGAACGAAGGTGGCATCATGGATCTCTGGGTGCGCGAAGCACGCCTGTTCAAATACGGCTCCGGCACCGGCACCAACTTCTCCAGCCTGCGTGCGGCGGGCGAGGGGCTTTCGGGTGGTGGTAAATCCTCCGGCCTCATGGGCTTTTTGAAGATCGGCGACCGGGCGGCGGGTGCGATCAAATCGGGCGGCACTACACGGCGTGCAGCCAAGATGGTCATCGTTGATGCAGATCACCCCGACATCGAGGATTTCATCAACTGGAAAGTGGTCGAAGAGCAGAAGGTCGCCAGCATCGTCGCAGGCTCCAAGATGCACGAGCAAAAACTGAACCTGCTGTTTGATGCGATCAAAACATGGGACGGCGCCGAGGAAGACGCCTACGACCCCAGCAAGAACGCAGCCCTCAAGCAAGCCATTCGCGAGGCAAAAAAGGTCGCGATCCCCGAAACCTATGTCAAACGCGTGCTCGATTACGCAAAGCAGGGCCATACATCGATCGAATTCCCGACCTATGACACCGACTGGGATTCCGAGGCCTATAGCTCCGTCTCCGGTCAGAATTCGAACAATTCGATCCGCGTCACCAACGCTTTCCTCAAGGCGGTCGAGGATGACGCCGACTGGGAATTGATCAACCGCGTGGATGGCAAGGTCACCAAGACCATCAAGGCGCGCGATCTGTGGGAAAAAGTCGGCCACGCGGCATGGGCCTGCGCGGATCCGGGCATCCAGTACCACGACACGGTCAACGACTGGCACACTTGCCCGGCGGATGGCGCAATTCGCGGCTCCAACCCCTGCTCGGAATATATGTTCCTTGATGATACGGCCTGTAACCTCGCGTCGATGAACCTGCTGACCTTCCTCAAGGACGGTGAGTTCCAGATCGAAGACTACATGCATGCTTCACGTCTCTGGACCGTGACGCTGGAAATCTCCGTGATGATGGCGCAATTCCCCTCCAAGGAAATCGCACAACGCTCCTATGACTTCCGCACGCTGGGTCTGGGCTATGCCAATATCGGCGGTCTGCTGATGAACATGGGCTACAGCTACGACAGCACCGAGGGCCGTGCCATCTGCGGGGCGCTTACAGCGATCATGACCGGTGTGTCCTATGCGACCTCTGCCGAAATGGCGGGCGAACTTGGACCCTTCCCGGGCTATGCGAAAAACGCCGACAACATGCTGCGGGTGATCCGCAACCACCGCACTGCCGCCTATGGCAAGGTCGGTGGCTACGAAGACCTCGCCGTGAACCCTGTGCCGCTGGATTACAAAAGCTGCCCGGACGCGCGGATGATCGACGTGGCACGCGGGGCCTGGGATCAGGCGCTGGAACTCGGCCAACGTCATGGCTATCGTAACGCGCAAGCCACGGTAATTGCGCCGACAGGCACCATCGGTCTGGTGATGGATTGTGATACCACCGGTATCGAGCCCGATTTCGCGCTGGTGAAATTCAAGAAACTCGCGGGTGGTGGGTACTTCAAGATCATCAACCAATCCGTCCCCGGTGCGCTTGAAAAACTCGGCTATGGCTCAGCCCAGATCGAGGAAATCGTGTCCTATGCGGTCGGTCACGCCACCATTGGCAACGCACCCGGCATCAACCACACCTCGCTGGCGGGTCACGGGTTTGGCCCGAACGAACTGGCCAAGGTGGACGCGGCATTGGCCTCGGCCTTTGACATCCGCTTTGTCTTCAACCAGTGGACGCTGGGCGAAGAGTTCTGCACGCAGGTTCTGGGTATCCCGGCTGAAAAGCTGAATGATCCGTCCTTTGATCTGCTGCGTCACCTTGGGTTCTCCAAAAAGGACATCGACGCGGCCAACGATCACGTCTGTGGCACCATGACCCTCGAAGGGGCGCCTTTCCTCAAGGACGAGCATCTGTCGATCTTCGACTGTGCCAACCCCTGCGGCAAGAAAGGCAAACGTTTCCTCTCCGTGGACAGCCACATCCATATGATGGCGGCAGCGCAATCCTTCATCTCCGGCGCGATCTCCAAAACGATCAACATGCCCAACGATGCCACCATTGAGGACTGCCAGAAGGCCTATGAACTCAGCTGGTCGCTCGGGGTGAAAGCCAACGCGCTCTATCGTGACGGCTCGAAACTCAGCCAACCGCTGGCCGCATCTCTGGTCGAAGACGACGAGGAAGCCGCCGATATTCTGGAAAGCGGCAACGCCCATGAAAAGGCAACCGTGCTGGCCGAAAAGATCGTTGAAAAGATCATCGTCAAGGAGATCGTGAAGTCGCATCGTGAAAAGATGCCGCAACGCCGCAAGGGCTACACCCAGAAAGCCATCGTGGGCGGGCACAAGGTCTATCTGCGCACCGGCGAGTATGAAGACGGCAAGATCGGCGAGATCTTTATCGACATGCACAAAGAGGGTGCGGGTTTCCGGGCGATGATGAACAACTTTGCAATCGCGGTATCGGTCGGTCTGCAATACGGGGTCCCGCTGGAGGAATTCGTGGATGCCTTCACCTTCACCAAGTTCGAACCCGCAGGCATGGTGCAGGGCAACGAGACGATCAAGAACGCAACTTCGATCCTTGATTACGTGTTCCGCGAACTGGCTGTGTCCTATCTGGACCGGACGGACCTCGCACATGTCCAACCGGCAGGTCACAGCTTTGACGATCTGGGCGCGGGCGAGAAAGAAGGCGTCAGCGATGTCTCTGAACTCAGCGAAACGGCCGCGTCCAAATCACTCGAAGTGCTGAAACAAATCAGCTCGACAGGCTATCTGCGCAACCGCATGCCACAGGAACTGGTCGTGTTGCAGGGCGGGCAGGCCTCGGCCATCGCCTATGACAACATCGCGCCCCTTGAGGGTGGCGGGAACGTTGCGGTCGCCATGGCCTCAACGGCAGTGACCTCCGGCACGGTCGAAATGGACGCGCGCACCAAAGCCAAGATGCAAGGCTACGAGGGCGAAGCCTGCGGTGAATGCGGCAACTACACCCTCGTGCGCAACGGCACCTGCATGAAGTGCAACACCTGCGGCGGGACATCTGGCTGTAGCTGA
- a CDS encoding DUF192 domain-containing protein has product MKALLAVVLAVFAQGAVAQGCDENAVYLKGDWGQARFSVEIADDAEERARGLMHRTEMASSAGMLFVYPRPQALSFWMRNTLIELDMLFIDPEGVVQHVHHRAKPLDETPVFGGRDLTHVLEINGGLSEKLGIDAGTVLKHSSFSQAEAAWPC; this is encoded by the coding sequence ATGAAGGCGCTGCTCGCCGTTGTTCTCGCAGTCTTCGCACAGGGGGCTGTTGCCCAAGGCTGTGACGAAAACGCGGTCTATCTCAAGGGCGACTGGGGTCAGGCGCGGTTTTCTGTCGAAATTGCCGATGATGCCGAAGAGCGCGCCCGCGGCCTGATGCACCGTACTGAAATGGCCAGTTCCGCCGGCATGCTTTTTGTCTACCCGCGCCCGCAGGCCCTGTCGTTCTGGATGCGTAACACGCTGATCGAGCTGGATATGCTGTTCATCGATCCCGAAGGGGTGGTGCAGCACGTGCACCACCGGGCGAAACCGCTCGATGAAACCCCTGTTTTTGGCGGGCGTGATTTGACCCATGTGCTGGAAATCAACGGCGGTCTGTCGGAAAAGCTGGGAATTGATGCAGGAACGGTGCTGAAACACTCAAGTTTTTCGCAAGCTGAGGCGGCTTGGCCCTGTTAA
- a CDS encoding cold-shock protein, translating into MNDTSEITDPVIGVVKWFDPVKGFGFVVADAGGPDILLHVNVLRNFGQSSVADGARVELEVQRTDRGVQATQVLSLLPPDSDDSVGLSDIAALDPKIVAEAPLEPARVKWFDKGKGFGFANVFGRRDDIFLHMEVLRRSGLSDLAPGEALALRVIEGKRGHMAAEVFAWEAALEPQDT; encoded by the coding sequence GTGAACGATACTTCTGAGATAACAGACCCAGTGATCGGGGTTGTAAAGTGGTTTGACCCTGTTAAGGGATTTGGATTCGTCGTCGCGGATGCGGGCGGACCTGATATTCTATTACATGTCAATGTGTTGCGAAATTTCGGGCAAAGCTCGGTCGCCGATGGTGCGCGGGTTGAACTGGAAGTTCAGCGCACCGACCGGGGCGTTCAGGCAACGCAGGTTTTGTCATTGCTCCCACCCGACAGCGATGATTCCGTTGGTCTGTCCGATATTGCGGCACTGGATCCAAAGATCGTGGCAGAGGCACCGCTGGAACCTGCACGCGTCAAATGGTTCGACAAAGGCAAGGGTTTTGGCTTTGCGAATGTTTTCGGGCGTCGGGACGATATATTCTTGCACATGGAGGTGCTGCGCCGCTCCGGTCTGTCTGATCTGGCGCCGGGCGAGGCACTTGCATTACGCGTGATTGAGGGGAAGCGTGGCCATATGGCTGCGGAGGTTTTTGCATGGGAAGCCGCACTCGAACCCCAGGATACATGA
- the pdxH gene encoding pyridoxamine 5'-phosphate oxidase: protein MTERTGKFAGDNPFRIAESWLAEAQDAETNDPNAIALSTVDADGMPNARMVLLKGVEADAFVFYTNYESAKARELDNAGKAAFVMHWKSLRRQVRVRGHVSREDGDAADAYYASRSLKSRLGAWASKQSRPLSSRAALMAEVAKMTATHGTNPKRPPFWGGFRITPIEIEFWADGDFRLHDRFVWRRETPLSEWSVTRLNP from the coding sequence ATGACGGAACGGACGGGAAAATTCGCGGGTGACAACCCCTTCAGGATTGCCGAAAGCTGGCTCGCCGAAGCGCAGGACGCCGAAACCAATGATCCCAACGCCATCGCACTCAGCACCGTGGACGCCGATGGGATGCCCAACGCGCGTATGGTTCTGCTGAAGGGTGTGGAGGCGGATGCCTTCGTCTTTTACACAAACTACGAAAGTGCGAAGGCGCGCGAACTGGACAACGCGGGCAAGGCCGCCTTTGTGATGCATTGGAAAAGCCTGCGCCGTCAGGTCCGGGTGCGGGGACACGTCAGTCGTGAAGATGGCGATGCGGCCGATGCCTATTACGCCTCGCGCTCACTGAAAAGCCGCCTCGGGGCGTGGGCGTCCAAGCAATCGCGCCCGCTCAGCAGCCGCGCCGCGCTCATGGCCGAGGTGGCCAAGATGACGGCAACGCATGGAACGAATCCCAAGCGCCCGCCGTTTTGGGGGGGATTCCGGATTACACCTATCGAGATCGAATTTTGGGCAGACGGCGACTTCAGGTTGCATGATCGATTTGTGTGGCGCCGAGAGACTCCGTTATCCGAGTGGAGCGTCACCAGACTTAACCCCTAG
- the fabI gene encoding enoyl-ACP reductase FabI yields MGNELLAGKRGLIMGLANDKSIAWGIAKTCADAGAELAFSYQGEALKKRVGPLAEKLGSDIVLPCDVSDEASMDALFDALKEKWGTLDFIVHAIGFSDKGELRGRYVDTTRDNFAMTMDISVYSFTSVVQRAEKMMNPGGSCLTMTYYGAEKVMPHYNVMGVAKAALEASVQYLAEDLGKDGIRVNAISAGPIKTLAASGIGDFRYIMKWNEYNSPLRRNVTIDDVGKAALFLLSDLGSGTTGENLHVDAGYHVVGMKAVDAPDMSKE; encoded by the coding sequence ATGGGAAACGAGCTTCTGGCGGGAAAACGCGGCCTTATTATGGGTCTTGCCAACGACAAGTCCATCGCCTGGGGTATTGCCAAGACCTGTGCCGATGCCGGGGCGGAACTTGCCTTTTCCTATCAGGGGGAGGCACTGAAGAAACGAGTCGGGCCGCTGGCGGAAAAGCTGGGCAGTGATATCGTCCTGCCCTGCGATGTAAGCGACGAAGCCTCGATGGATGCGCTGTTTGACGCGCTCAAGGAAAAATGGGGCACGCTGGATTTTATCGTCCATGCCATCGGGTTTTCCGACAAGGGCGAATTGCGCGGACGCTATGTGGACACCACGCGCGACAATTTCGCGATGACGATGGATATTTCGGTCTATTCCTTCACCTCGGTCGTGCAACGCGCGGAAAAGATGATGAACCCGGGCGGGTCCTGCCTGACGATGACCTATTATGGCGCGGAAAAAGTCATGCCGCATTATAACGTCATGGGTGTGGCCAAGGCGGCGCTTGAGGCATCGGTGCAATATCTGGCCGAAGACCTTGGCAAGGATGGCATTCGCGTGAATGCGATTTCCGCCGGGCCCATCAAGACGCTGGCCGCGAGCGGAATTGGCGATTTCCGCTATATCATGAAATGGAACGAGTATAACTCACCCCTGCGGCGCAATGTGACGATTGATGACGTGGGCAAGGCGGCCTTGTTCCTGTTGTCTGACCTCGGCTCCGGCACCACGGGAGAGAACCTGCATGTGGATGCGGGCTATCATGTGGTCGGCATGAAGGCGGTGGACGCCCCCGACATGAGCAAGGAATAA
- a CDS encoding LysE family translocator, translating into MSDLSWAQLAAFNITLLVAMAAPGPAFLLVLRNSIALGRRAGVMTGVGLGVMAAIWTAAALAGLAALFDLVPWAYAAMKTIGALYLIYLAWGMWRGAAQPLKAASDHASRRAFRAGLLVNLTNPKSVLFAGAVIVVIFPAGLSLTDSVLIVANHLAVELCVYAAMAFGLSTAPARAAYVRIKSWADRIAAAVLGALGMRLLFER; encoded by the coding sequence ATGAGCGATCTGTCCTGGGCCCAGCTTGCCGCTTTCAACATCACACTTTTGGTGGCGATGGCGGCACCGGGCCCGGCTTTTCTGCTGGTGTTGCGCAACAGCATCGCGCTTGGACGGCGCGCGGGTGTCATGACCGGTGTGGGTCTGGGCGTGATGGCCGCGATCTGGACGGCGGCGGCGCTTGCCGGGCTGGCCGCACTTTTCGATCTTGTGCCCTGGGCCTATGCCGCGATGAAGACCATCGGTGCGCTCTATCTGATCTATCTGGCATGGGGCATGTGGCGCGGGGCGGCGCAGCCGCTCAAGGCGGCATCCGATCACGCCAGCCGGCGCGCCTTTCGCGCAGGGCTGCTGGTCAACCTGACCAATCCGAAATCCGTCCTCTTTGCCGGAGCCGTGATCGTTGTGATCTTTCCGGCGGGGTTGTCACTGACGGACAGCGTGCTGATCGTCGCCAACCATCTGGCGGTTGAGCTTTGCGTCTATGCAGCAATGGCTTTCGGGTTGTCGACGGCCCCTGCCCGTGCGGCCTATGTGCGCATCAAGTCTTGGGCGGATCGTATCGCCGCTGCTGTGCTGGGCGCGCTTGGGATGCGCCTGCTTTTCGAAAGGTAA
- the gpt gene encoding xanthine phosphoribosyltransferase has product MSSKDQSRLPHEKGFHISWDQIHRDSRALAWRLDGQGPDDGAWRAVVAITRGGMAPAMIVARELDIRVVDTISVVSYHSGGGKADQRRDAKVLKAPDAEMMGDGTGILIVDDLVDSGKTLELVRAQYPNAHFATVYAKPQGEPQVNTFITGVSQDTWIFFPWDMALQYVEPYRGTD; this is encoded by the coding sequence ATGAGTTCCAAAGACCAAAGCCGCCTGCCCCATGAAAAGGGGTTCCATATCAGCTGGGATCAGATCCACCGCGACAGTCGCGCGCTCGCGTGGCGACTGGATGGGCAAGGCCCTGACGATGGCGCATGGCGGGCGGTTGTCGCGATCACGCGCGGCGGCATGGCTCCTGCGATGATCGTCGCGCGCGAGTTGGACATCCGCGTTGTCGATACGATTTCTGTGGTCTCCTATCATTCGGGCGGCGGCAAGGCCGATCAGCGCCGCGATGCAAAGGTTCTCAAGGCACCGGATGCAGAAATGATGGGCGACGGGACGGGCATTCTGATCGTCGATGATCTGGTGGACAGCGGCAAAACCCTTGAACTGGTGCGCGCGCAATACCCGAATGCGCATTTCGCCACCGTCTATGCCAAGCCGCAGGGCGAGCCGCAGGTGAACACGTTCATCACCGGGGTGAGCCAAGACACTTGGATTTTCTTTCCCTGGGATATGGCGCTGCAATATGTGGAACCTTATCGCGGCACGGATTGA
- a CDS encoding aminotransferase, with protein sequence MSPTRTEMTFMPPVMEARRWLADVTFPPERPLINVSQAAPVDPPPDGLRRALADAALTRDDVHLYGPVLGLPDLRTALARRTSQIYGGTVSPDQVAITSGCNQAFAAAIATLCSEGDEVILPTPWYFNHKMWLDMAGVAAVPLPTGPDLLPDPEVARQSITPRTRAIALVTPNNPAGVEYPSELISAFMALARAHGIALIVDETYRDFHSQPGPPHVLFQDPDWHDTLIHLYSFSKAYRLTGHRVGAIITSAARLAEVEKFLDTVAICPGQLGQHGALWGIENLDGWLAGERAEILTRRGAIAAGAPQLQGWQLLGLGAYFAYFQHPFAESSADLAKRMVADSGILCLPGTMFTPDDDPTGARQLRIAFANLDADGIGVLFKRLAAISG encoded by the coding sequence ATGAGCCCTACACGCACGGAAATGACCTTCATGCCCCCGGTGATGGAGGCGCGACGCTGGCTGGCGGATGTGACCTTTCCGCCCGAACGACCCTTGATCAATGTCAGTCAGGCCGCCCCGGTAGACCCACCCCCAGACGGGTTGCGCCGTGCGCTGGCGGATGCAGCACTGACCCGCGATGACGTGCATCTATACGGGCCGGTGCTGGGCCTGCCGGACCTGCGCACCGCACTGGCACGGCGCACCTCGCAGATTTATGGTGGCACTGTGAGCCCCGATCAGGTCGCGATCACCTCGGGCTGCAATCAAGCCTTTGCCGCCGCCATCGCCACGTTGTGTTCCGAAGGCGACGAGGTAATTCTGCCCACGCCATGGTATTTCAATCACAAGATGTGGCTGGACATGGCTGGTGTTGCTGCCGTCCCCCTGCCGACGGGGCCGGACCTCTTGCCCGACCCGGAAGTAGCACGCCAAAGCATCACCCCCCGCACCCGCGCCATTGCGCTGGTCACCCCGAACAACCCCGCCGGTGTGGAATATCCGTCAGAGCTGATTTCCGCCTTCATGGCGCTGGCGCGCGCGCATGGAATCGCGCTGATCGTGGATGAGACATACCGCGATTTTCACAGCCAGCCCGGCCCGCCGCATGTGCTGTTTCAGGACCCGGACTGGCACGACACGCTGATCCATCTTTATTCTTTTTCCAAGGCCTACCGTCTGACGGGGCACCGGGTTGGTGCGATCATCACCTCTGCTGCGCGGTTGGCGGAGGTTGAGAAATTCCTCGACACGGTGGCGATCTGCCCCGGTCAGCTGGGCCAGCACGGGGCGCTTTGGGGGATAGAAAATCTTGATGGCTGGCTTGCCGGGGAACGCGCGGAAATTCTGACCAGACGCGGCGCAATCGCTGCGGGAGCGCCGCAACTTCAAGGCTGGCAGCTTTTGGGACTGGGGGCCTATTTTGCCTATTTCCAGCATCCCTTTGCGGAAAGCTCAGCCGATCTGGCCAAGCGCATGGTCGCAGACAGTGGAATTTTATGCCTGCCCGGAACGATGTTCACGCCCGATGATGACCCCACGGGCGCGCGACAATTGCGCATCGCATTTGCCAATCTGGACGCGGATGGGATTGGCGTGCTTTTCAAGCGGCTCGCGGCGATCTCTGGCTAG
- a CDS encoding SurA N-terminal domain-containing protein, giving the protein MIKGFSLSKTAIWILMGLLILGLAGFGATNLSGNIRTIGTAGDKPIPVDDYFRQLQQEIRAVEQQTREVLPFQQAQQMGLDRAVLQRLVATRSLDHETSELGLSIGDEELRTRILQISAFQGINGEFDREGYRFALEQTGLSEAEFETQLREEVARTIVQGAVLGGIAMPETYVDTLVSYIGEQRSFTWSLLDASDLATPLGAPDDAILRAHYDDNIDVFTLPETKQITYAWLTPDMLLDSVEVDEEALREAYAEQSAEFNQPERRLVERLAFLDTQSAQQAADALTAGDSFDDLVRGRGLALEDIDLGDVSEAELGAAGAGVFAADVGAVVGPFPSTLGPALFRVNAVLAAQETPFEEAIDVLRPQLAADRASRLVAAQAESFDDLLAGGATLEDLASETDMVVAQIDWTAGSTEEIAAYPTFRQAAASVGPRDFPEIASLDDGGLFALRLDTVLPPRPAPFDEIREEIIAHWEAAETAKRLAEQVAGQVGLLENGSSFADLGLDAIVEENLIRSGFVPRTPPGFLEEVFDMEVGKAQVIESDAAVILVRLDAIAPPAADGDAAALRAQLEQQASQQLARDVFEVFANDVVLRADPQINQQALQAVHVNFP; this is encoded by the coding sequence ATGATCAAAGGTTTCAGCCTCTCCAAGACGGCAATCTGGATTTTGATGGGTCTGTTGATCCTTGGCCTCGCCGGGTTCGGGGCCACGAATTTGTCGGGCAACATCCGCACCATCGGAACCGCCGGGGACAAACCTATCCCGGTCGATGATTATTTCCGCCAGCTGCAGCAGGAAATCCGCGCGGTGGAACAGCAAACCCGCGAAGTGCTGCCCTTTCAGCAGGCGCAGCAAATGGGTCTGGACCGCGCCGTGCTGCAGCGCCTTGTGGCGACGCGCTCACTGGATCACGAAACGTCCGAACTGGGCCTGTCCATTGGGGACGAGGAACTACGCACGCGTATCCTGCAGATCAGCGCGTTTCAGGGGATCAACGGCGAATTTGACCGCGAGGGATACCGTTTTGCGCTGGAACAGACCGGCCTGAGCGAAGCGGAATTCGAAACGCAACTGCGCGAAGAAGTGGCGCGCACCATCGTTCAGGGCGCGGTTCTGGGCGGGATCGCGATGCCTGAAACCTATGTGGACACCTTGGTGAGTTACATTGGCGAGCAGCGCAGTTTCACGTGGTCGCTGCTGGATGCGAGCGACCTTGCCACGCCGCTGGGCGCGCCGGATGATGCGATTTTACGCGCGCATTATGATGACAACATCGATGTCTTTACGCTGCCCGAAACCAAGCAGATTACCTATGCCTGGCTCACGCCGGATATGTTGCTTGACTCGGTAGAGGTCGATGAGGAAGCGCTGCGCGAGGCCTATGCCGAACAGTCCGCCGAGTTCAACCAGCCCGAACGCCGCCTTGTGGAACGCCTCGCGTTTCTGGACACACAAAGCGCGCAGCAGGCGGCGGATGCGCTGACGGCGGGCGATTCCTTTGATGATCTGGTGCGCGGGCGCGGGCTGGCGCTTGAGGATATCGATCTGGGCGATGTGAGCGAAGCGGAACTGGGCGCGGCGGGCGCGGGTGTTTTTGCGGCGGATGTGGGTGCGGTTGTCGGCCCCTTCCCCAGCACGCTTGGCCCGGCGCTGTTTCGTGTGAACGCCGTCCTGGCCGCACAGGAAACCCCGTTTGAAGAAGCCATCGACGTGCTGCGCCCCCAACTTGCCGCCGACCGCGCCAGCCGTCTGGTCGCAGCACAGGCGGAGAGTTTTGATGATCTGCTCGCCGGGGGTGCCACCCTAGAGGATCTGGCGTCCGAGACGGATATGGTCGTGGCACAAATCGACTGGACCGCCGGGAGCACCGAGGAGATCGCCGCCTACCCCACTTTCCGTCAGGCGGCCGCCTCTGTCGGGCCGCGTGATTTCCCCGAGATCGCGTCACTGGATGATGGCGGGTTGTTTGCGCTGCGCCTCGATACGGTCCTGCCGCCCCGCCCGGCCCCCTTTGACGAGATACGCGAAGAGATCATTGCCCATTGGGAGGCTGCCGAGACCGCGAAACGTCTGGCCGAGCAGGTTGCCGGTCAGGTGGGCCTGCTGGAAAACGGCAGCAGCTTTGCCGACCTTGGTCTGGATGCCATCGTTGAGGAAAACCTGATCCGTTCGGGCTTTGTGCCACGCACCCCACCGGGCTTTTTAGAAGAGGTTTTCGACATGGAAGTGGGCAAGGCGCAGGTCATCGAAAGTGACGCCGCCGTGATCCTTGTGCGGCTGGATGCCATCGCCCCGCCCGCAGCGGATGGCGATGCGGCAGCCCTGCGCGCGCAGCTTGAGCAACAGGCCAGCCAGCAATTGGCGCGCGATGTCTTTGAGGTTTTCGCGAATGATGTCGTCTTGCGCGCAGACCCGCAGATCAACCAACAGGCGCTGCAAGCGGTGCATGTGAATTTCCCCTGA